A stretch of the Medicago truncatula cultivar Jemalong A17 chromosome 5, MtrunA17r5.0-ANR, whole genome shotgun sequence genome encodes the following:
- the LOC11423767 gene encoding ran guanine nucleotide release factor isoform X2 — translation MSQDVVYQRPLFGGKISSTFPNRFQDVSDIRQVPDHQEVFADPSRDESLIVELLEFKPDIADDGSAAWFLQDLAREQDAEGTVVIEQSGVLEAPGLMYNNIPAVVTTAVGQMAISKGRQGREAQNIVKVYLANLRVKGVDTDVLITAYEPIVINPFSESADTVGAGMAVPASQAGCMSMDEVFKLAATSFKVYDWSLFDASRP, via the exons ATGTCACAAGATGTTGTTTATCAACGCCCTTTGTTTGGTGGAAAAATATCAAGCACGTTCCCCAACAGGTTCCAG GATGTCAGTGATATACGACAAGTTCCTGATCATCAG GAGGTGTTTGCGGATCCTAGCCGTGATGAAAGCTTGATTGTTGAGCTTTTAGAGTTTAAGCCTGATATTGCTGACGATGGAAGTGCTGCATGGTTTCTTCAAGACCTTGCTAGGGAGCAGGATGCAGAAGGAACTGTG GTTATTGAGCAATCAGGAGTTCTTGAAGCACCTGGTTTGATGTATAATAATATACCGGCTGTTGTAACAACTGCAGTAGGCCAAATG GCGATTTCTAAGGGACGACAAGGACGGGAAGcacaaaatattgtgaaa GTTTATTTGGCTAATTTGCGTGTTAAAGGAGTTGACACTGATGTACTAATCACTGCATATGAGCCCATTGTTATCAA CCCTTTTAGCGAAAGTGCGGACACAGTTGGTGCGGGCATGGCTGTGCCTGCGTCACAAGCTGGATGTATGTCAATGGACGAGGTCTTTAAACTTGCTGCTACAAGCTTCAAGGTTTATGATTGGAGTCTTTTTGATGCATCAAGACCCTAA
- the LOC11423767 gene encoding ran guanine nucleotide release factor isoform X1, translated as MCAKMSQDVVYQRPLFGGKISSTFPNRFQDVSDIRQVPDHQEVFADPSRDESLIVELLEFKPDIADDGSAAWFLQDLAREQDAEGTVVIEQSGVLEAPGLMYNNIPAVVTTAVGQMAISKGRQGREAQNIVKVYLANLRVKGVDTDVLITAYEPIVINPFSESADTVGAGMAVPASQAGCMSMDEVFKLAATSFKVYDWSLFDASRP; from the exons ATGTG tgCAAAAATGTCACAAGATGTTGTTTATCAACGCCCTTTGTTTGGTGGAAAAATATCAAGCACGTTCCCCAACAGGTTCCAG GATGTCAGTGATATACGACAAGTTCCTGATCATCAG GAGGTGTTTGCGGATCCTAGCCGTGATGAAAGCTTGATTGTTGAGCTTTTAGAGTTTAAGCCTGATATTGCTGACGATGGAAGTGCTGCATGGTTTCTTCAAGACCTTGCTAGGGAGCAGGATGCAGAAGGAACTGTG GTTATTGAGCAATCAGGAGTTCTTGAAGCACCTGGTTTGATGTATAATAATATACCGGCTGTTGTAACAACTGCAGTAGGCCAAATG GCGATTTCTAAGGGACGACAAGGACGGGAAGcacaaaatattgtgaaa GTTTATTTGGCTAATTTGCGTGTTAAAGGAGTTGACACTGATGTACTAATCACTGCATATGAGCCCATTGTTATCAA CCCTTTTAGCGAAAGTGCGGACACAGTTGGTGCGGGCATGGCTGTGCCTGCGTCACAAGCTGGATGTATGTCAATGGACGAGGTCTTTAAACTTGCTGCTACAAGCTTCAAGGTTTATGATTGGAGTCTTTTTGATGCATCAAGACCCTAA
- the LOC11419088 gene encoding pentatricopeptide repeat-containing protein At1g79540 yields the protein MLKKAFGTPRFFGFRRNHNNSLTTSSVSSDQRGIRFCIWVALKFENLSYEPYCLVNRILFHRNWYSIYWEALELLKKNGVLVTSDSVRALVRSYSHMGYTEKAIESFSRMREFGIEPDAHMYNTILRDVLNEKLLELALALYTTMLKSNVEPNFYTYNMLIDGFCKRGEVKGAQEMLDEMKRVGIVPCVLSTTSILYGCCQANNVDEAHKLFNDMKETSYPPDMISCNVVLNGFCKMGRLEEALSFVWMIKNDGFSLNRNSYSSLINAFFKARRYREAHAWYTKMFKQGIVPDVVLYAIMIRGLSKEGRVGEAAKMLEEMTQIGLTPDAYCYNAVIQGLCDVGLLNRAQSLRLEISEHNVCTHTILICEMCKRGMVAEAQELFNQMEKLGCEPSVVTFNTLINGLCKANNLEKAKNLFCKLEVGRRHSLHLSLSQGSGQVSDSARLLKKAKEMCEAGQILRAYKLITDLAGEVKPDIITYNILLNALCMDREVNAAYNFFEFLQKKGYPSPDNVTYGTIIKGLFMVDREDEAFKVFQRMQKTGSEPTLSVYRTLMTCLCRKSKVSRAFTLYFEHLKSLPSRDNDSISALEKYLFGEKLEQVIRGLLELDFKARDFKLAPYTILLIGFCQAGKVSEALIILSVLDEFNIKINATSCVHLIRGLCKEQRLHDAVKIFLYSLEKGFMLKPMICNHLLTCLLYSRDYKECVVDLIGRMESFGYRLNSEEFATTLALLQHHQKGKKRKITIRKD from the coding sequence ATGTTGAAGAAAGCTTTCGGAACCCCTCGCTTTTTCGGGTTCCGCCGCAACCACAACAATTCTCTCACAACCTCTTCCGTTAGTTCCGACCAACGAGGTATTCGTTTCTGCATCTGGGTAGCTCTCAAATTTGAGAATCTTAGCTACGAACCTTATTGCTTGGTTAACCGTATCCTTTTCCATAGAAATTGGTATTCCATTTACTGGGAAGCTCTTGAGCTTCTCAAGAAAAATGGTGTTTTAGTAACTTCAGATTCCGTTAGAGCTTTGGTTAGATCTTATTCTCATATGGGTTATACCGAAAAAGCTATAGAATCATTCAGTAGAATGCGTGAATTTGGTATTGAACCTGATGCTCATATGTATAACACAATTTTGAGAGATGTGTTGAATGAAAAGTTACTTGAGCTTGCTCTTGCATTGTATACTACCATGCTTAAATCCAATGTTGAGCCTAATTTTTATACTTATAATATGTTGATTGATGGCTTTTGTAAAAGGGGTGAAGTTAAGGGTGCACAGGAGATGCTCGATGAAATGAAGAGAGTTGGTATTGTTCCTTGTGTCCTATCGACGACTTCGATTCTTTATGGGTGTTGTCAGGCGAATAATGTGGATGAGGCGCATAAGTTGTTTAATGATATGAAAGAAACAAGCTACCCGCCGGATATGATTTCTTGTAATGTTGTTCTTAATGGGTTTTGCAAGATGGGGAGGCTAGAGGAAGCACTTTCTTTTGTATGGATGATAAAGAACGATGGTTTCTCCCTTAATCGAAATAGCTATTCTTCTCTTATTAATGCATTTTTTAAGGCAAGGAGATATAGGGAAGCACATGCGTGGTATACAAAGATGTTTAAGCAGGGGATTGTGCCTGATGTTGTTTTGTACGCTATTATGATACGTGGTTTGTCGAAGGAGGGCAGGGTTGGTGAAGCTGCTAAGATGTTAGAGGAGATGACTCAGATAGGTTTAACTCCTGATGCTTATTGCTACAATGCTGTAATTCAAGGTTTATGTGATGTAGGTCTTTTGAATCGAGCACAGTCTCTTCGTCTTGAAATTTCCGAGCACAATGTTTGCACGCACACAATTCTCATATGTGAAATGTGTAAGCGAGGAATGGTTGCTGAGGCACAAGAATTATTTAATCAAATGGAGAAGCTTGGATGTGAACCTTCGGTTGTGACCTTCAATACGCTTATAAATGGACTGTGCAAAGCTAATAATCTTGAGAaagcaaaaaatttattttgcaaGTTGGAGGTCGGGAGAAGACATTCGTTACACCTCAGTCTTTCTCAGGGTTCTGGTCAGGTTTCTGATAGTGCCAGGCTCCTGAAAAAGGCGAAGGAAATGTGTGAGGCGGGACAAATTTTGAGGGCTTACAAGTTAATCACTGATCTTGCTGGCGAGGTTAAGCCTGACATCATTACATACAACATTCTACTCAATGCCCTTTGCATGGATCGTGAAGTTAACGctgcttataatttttttgagttCCTGCAAAAGAAGGGTTATCCCTCACCCGATAATGTTACGTATGGGACAATTATCAAAGGGCTGTTCATGGTTGACAGAGAAGATGAGGCATTTAAGGTTTTTCAACGTATGCAGAAGACTGGCTCTGAACCTACCCTTTCAGTTTATAGAACACTTATGACTTGTTTGTGTAGAAAGAGCAAGGTCTCACGTGCATTCACTCTTTATTTCGAACATTTGAAGAGCCTTCCTAGTCGGGACAACGACTCAATCAGTGCtctagaaaaatatttattcgGAGAAAAATTGGAACAAGTGATTCGAGGTTTACTTGAACTGGACTTCAAGGCCAGAGATTTTAAATTAGCTCCATATACAATTCTACTTATTGGGTTCTGTCAAGCAGGAAAAGTATCTGAAGCATTAATTATATTATCTGTTCTTGATGAGTTCAATATCAAAATCAACGCTACAAGTTGTGTACATTTGATCAGAGGCCTTTGTAAGGAACAAAGGCTACATGACGCagtaaaaatatttctttacaGTCTTGAGAAGGGTTTCATGTTGAAGCCAATGATTTGTAATCACCTCCTCACGTGTCTTCTTTATTCCCGAGATTATAAGGAGTGTGTTGTTGATCTTATTGGTAGGATGGAATCTTTTGGATACCGTTTAAATTCAGAAGAATTTGCAACGACATTGGCACTTTTACAACACCaccaaaaaggaaagaaaagaaaaataaccatCAGAAAAGATTAA
- the LOC11420513 gene encoding peroxisomal adenine nucleotide carrier 1: MNVDLESLAEATSGAIGSLLSTTILYPLDTCKTKYQAEARSKGNRKYKNLSDVLWEAISNRQILSLYQGLGTKNLQSFFSQFVYFYGYSYFKRLYLEKSGYKSIGTRANLLIAAAAGAVTAITTQPLDTASSRMQTSPFGKAKGLLRTLTEGTWSDAFDGLSISLMLTSNPAIQYTVFDQLKNRVLTNNQTIAEKGVSPASLSAFMAFLLGAVSKSIATCLTYPAIRCKVIIQAEDTDEESSKKLIKSPKTVSSVVIGIWKQEGLLGYFKGLHAQILKTVLSSALLLMIKEKISATTWVLILAIKRYLLLPKGRVKNV, translated from the exons atgaaCGTGGATCTGGAATCCTTGGCAGAAGCCACTTCTGGAGCCATAGGATCATTGCTTAGCACAACAATTCTCTACCCTCTTGATACTTGCAAGACTAAGTATCAAGCTGAGGCACGTTCTAAGGGTAACAGAAAGTACAA GAATCTCTCTGATGTGTTATGGGAGGCAATATCTAACCGTCAGATTCTTTCCCTTTACCAGGGACTTGGAACAAAAAATCTTCAATCCTTCTTTTCACAATTTGTCTACTTTTATGGTTATAGTTACTTTAAAAGACTGTATCTAGAAAAAAGTGGATATAAGTCCATTGGAACAAGAGCAAATTTGTTaattgctgctgctgctgggGCTGTCACTGCCATCACAACTCAG CCCCTGGATACAGCCTCTTCAAGGATGCAGACAAGTCCCTTTGGAAAGGCTAAAGGGCTACTGAGAACCCTTACAGAAGGCACATGGAGTGATGCATTTGATGGCCTTAGCATTTCCTTGATGCTCACCTCTAACCCTGCAATTCAG TATACAGTGTTTGATCAGCTGAAAAACCGAGTACTGACAAACAATCAAACCATAGCTGAGAAAGGAGTATCTCCAGCATCGCTGTCTGCGTTTATGGCCTTTCTTTTAGGTGCAGTTTCAAAGAGTATTGCTACCTGTCTAACATATCCTGCTATCAG GTGCAAAGTCATAATTCAAGCTGAAGACACGGATGAAGAATCTTCCAAAAAACTGATAAAATCACCGAAAACTGTGTCCAGTGTTGTCATCGGAATATGGAAACAGGAGGGCTTATTGGGCTATTTTAAAGGATTGCATGCTCAGATATTGAAAACTGTTTTGAGCTCAGCATTGCTCTTGATGATCAAGGAAAAGATCTCAGCCACTACTTGGGTCCTTATACTTGCAATTAAAAGGTATCTATTACTCCCAAAGGGTAGGGTTAAAAACGTGTAA